TAAGTGTTAGTCATTTGGATATCGTGGTACAACGAGTTAGGTTAGGGCTGGAGTTTAGCATGTAGATGCCCGCAAGGCGCAGCTTCAGGCATTACGCCGACTGAGGTGCCTAGCAAAGCACCAATAGCAAGGAAGGGGGTGTGGTTAGAGAGGTTTGAGGGTTAGCAATCATACTGAAGTTAATCTCTGGATAGTCGTTCACAGGCACGTAGACCTTCTCCTGGGTCTTGGTTGGGCGACGGTAGTCCGAGGGAGGATGGTAGTTGGGGATCGTCTTCATCGCCTTCTCAATCAGCTTGTGGCGTTCGTCTTCGAGCTTCTTGCGGTAGCGGTATTCGCGGGTATTGACACGGCGACCATGGTTGTCGTATTGGGGCGCAGGGGAGGGCGATCTAGGATAGTGGGTTAGTATTTGAGATTGAGGACGGAATAGCATGGTAAAACACACCTGTCTCCATCAGCAGGAACGACGTCGTCGATCTTGAGTTTCTGTGTGATCTCCTCGATACGGAGGTGGAGAGTGTATGCCTCGAGCTGCTCGCTGGTCATGTTGGCGACGATGGCAGTGGGAAGACCCATCAAGCCAGCGGCCTTGTTCTCGGTCGCCTCGCCCCAGCGGTTTCTCTTCTTGCGACGTCTCGGACCATCATCATTGTTACCTGGACAAGTCAAGTTAGCATTGAATTATCATTAGCAAGGGTAGGGTGAGAGTATGGAAACTTACCACGCTCAGGGCTTCGGCCACGCTTCACGTCGCGATCTCCATTCGTAACAGATCCGTTGTTGGAGGCCGGGGGAGGACTAAAAGTGCTGCTGTCgttgccatcgccatcgccgtgCAAGCGACGGGTTTTCCCCAAGGGAATATTGTTGGAACCGGTGATTCCTTGATTTCTCCACGACATCTTGACGCTTGTGCTGATTCTGCAgagttgttgatgtttgggATAGGTTTACCTGGGGCGAAGTTTTGTCGCATCTCGATCTTGTCAGGAAACTGTCCACCTAACGCTAGCCCGATCGAGGCTGAGTGGCGCTACACGTGATTGGGCGGCGCGCGTTCAGATGGGCCCACTTATGTGGAGGGATCCCGATTCATATACGGCTTCTGGATGGGCAATGaattgatgttgttgttgaagataTGAAAATGTTGACTCTGTACCAAGTCTGAAAAAGTCTATTTGTTTGATTTCATAGCTCGATATTCACttccatcaacaacccttACAGCCCTCATCTTACAGCCTACTTCCTTTCCCTAACGCTCCCACCAActtccactccctccctcacTTCTTAGCATCAGCCTTCATCCCCGCCTGCACCCAAGCCTtgctcttctccgcctccttctccagctcctcctcactcttATTCTTCATATCAAAAGCCGTATGCGGACTCGGCACAtgcctccccttctccaccccgGGCCTCTCCAACAACCTATGCAGCCACGCCTCCAGCTTGGGAAACTCATCCAGACTCACCCCAGCCCAGTGATGAGcagccacccacccccaacaagcAAAATCCGCAATCGTAGCCCGATCCCCCACCAAATAATCCCCCTTCTCAAGCTGCCTCTCCATCACCGAATACAACCGTCTCGTCTCATTCTGATACCGATCAATCCCGTACTGGATCTTCTCGGGGGCATACCGGAAGAAGTGGTTTGCCTGACCTTGCATAGGCCctgtcatcaaacaccatTAGCATCaactcatccatctccttcttctcactGTCATATAACTCACCCAGCCCCCCCATCTGCCAATGCAGCCAGTTATTCACCTCATAACCCTCCTTACTCCCCCTCGGGTACGAAACCTTGTGCTCGGTATCATACCTATCCACCAAATACTGCATGATACTCCCGCTCTCAAAAAGGTTAATCGGCGTGCCATCCGGGAGGGTGTCCGTCAGGGCAGGAATCCGCCCATTGGGGTTGATTTCCAAGAACCAAGGCTCCTATCGCTtccacatcaacatcacaTTTACCCTACCTTATGTGAGCGGAGGGGGGAACAAACCTTTTGCTCATTCTTACTAAAAGAAATGGGCGTCACCTTGTAAGGCAACCCAAGTTCTTCGAGAAGGATGGACACCTTGATTCCGTTGGGTGTACCAACAGTGTAAAGgtggatgttgctgttgttcgACGCCATCTTGGATGTAAAGTTCCGTAAGAAAGTTTTGGGATGAGTCTTGGTCAAGTGGGAGGCGAGCTGGGAAATGCGCTGcattgatggggaggggtcAGTCATTTTCTTTacaacagcagcagttcTCTTATATATACATGGAAGTATATTGTGGGATTGTGCAACGCAAGGTAGGTATGATGAGAAGGGATGAGGTGGGCACTGGTGTCACACTCACTAAAGCTCAGGTTAGAAATCCACTGCTCCTATTTTACAAATCAAGCCGCAGTTAACTGAAGCTCGGTTCGGGAGTATGCTACCGAGGACTAGTTTCAAATGATGTATGTACTCTCCAAAATAGAAAGAGAGGGGAAGAATTTgagtgggggttgttgaacaAGATGGATGGGGTTTATTAATCCTCTCATCAACACTTTCACGAAGATGCTACAAATAGGCGATGCCAGTCCGCTAGTCAATGATGACGAATCGACCCTCTCAGAAGCCGGATCGACAATTGCGCCGTCTGCCGTACCATCGATCTCATGAAAGAAATGGAACAGGCTGGTGGGTGACTAGAGAGGTTGAGAGGTTCGATTTGTAATGCCCCACCTACATCGGGAACAAGTGTTGCGGGGAAGACGCTTGTCGAATGTCAACGACTCGCTCTCCATGAAAAGGAAAATAAGGGCGCGGTAAACATCCAGCATTCCGAGAATCCGCTGTTCATAGTGGCTTGTTGGCTGAACTGTATAAAGCTTCTCGATGCTATCTCAACGGCAGCCTGCCTGGTTGTGTCTCAGTAAAGTTGACTGCCGAGGCTGACATGCCTATCAATTTAATGTCCAGTGACATCATCCACAAAACAATTCATTGTAGACCCGAGTCTGAGCAACGCTGCAACCCTGGCTTTCGAGCTGGTCATTATATCTCAACGCACGTCGCAACCTCTGTCAATATCAAGCATATATACCTCAATTGTGTTCCAGGAAGCTTCTACTCCCCATCAAACCTACAACCAACAACTCTGTTCACCCGCCCCCAAACTCTACCTTCTTTTTCAActtttctctctccaacCGACCCCCATCTTGCCCCCTCGGgccagaaaagaagaaaccccCGAATCATGCCCATAACTCGTGGGGTCTTAAAAATAGAAATACTAAAAAACTTGTAGCCGACGAGATCTCCTCAGCTCTGACAACTGTATACTGTTTGTACCCAGCTCGCCGGCCCTCTTTGCTGCCGGCCCAATATAGTAAAGACAATGATTCATGGTATCATTCATAACACAACGCCCCGTCgccgcctgcctgcctgccagCCTGCCATATGCCCCTGGCCCACCCACCAGATCCATCCAAGGGCTCCCATCCAAACCAGAAGCAAAAAGGTGgtccttctcaacatcataTACAcacagaagaaaagaaacatcAAAAAAGGAAATAGGATCATTATGACGCTCTTTAATAGTCGGTTGCCCGGTCCTTGACAAGCTTCTTCGTCGACTTGGCCGTACCGATATGGGTGTTGTGCACCTGAGCCATGTTAGTGATTGTCGTAAACCCTTATTGAGAGATGTGGTACTAACCTTGGTGGCGAACCGCAAACTCGTGATTGTCTCCTTCAGATGGGCCTCTAGTGGGCTGACCATAACAAACATGAGCGTCTTGGAGTTCCCGCTGAGCGAGTACTGCAAGAGATGCGTCAACTTGGAGTTGCGGTATGGGACGTGGCCTGACCCGCGTCCCAGAGCCTCGATAACATCGCCGAGGCA
The sequence above is a segment of the Podospora pseudocomata strain CBS 415.72m chromosome 2 map unlocalized CBS415.72m_2, whole genome shotgun sequence genome. Coding sequences within it:
- the GST2 gene encoding Glutathione S-transferase 2 (COG:O; EggNog:ENOG503NZ93); this encodes MTDPSPSMQRISQLASHLTKTHPKTFLRNFTSKMASNNSNIHLYTVGTPNGIKVSILLEELGLPYKVTPISFSKNEQKEPWFLEINPNGRIPALTDTLPDGTPINLFESGSIMQYLVDRYDTEHKVSYPRGSKEGYEVNNWLHWQMGGLGPMQGQANHFFRYAPEKIQYGIDRYQNETRRLYSVMERQLEKGDYLVGDRATIADFACWGWVAAHHWAGVSLDEFPKLEAWLHRLLERPGVEKGRHVPSPHTAFDMKNKSEEELEKEAEKSKAWVQAGMKADAKK